A DNA window from Pseudomonas sp. GD03919 contains the following coding sequences:
- a CDS encoding CoA pyrophosphatase has protein sequence MLDELLHRVRGYSPRPLETERSFPEAAVLVPITRSDEPELVLTLRASGLSTHSGEVAFPGGRRDPEDRDLVDTALREAEEEIGLPPGLVEMVGPLSSLVSRHGIQVTPYVGLVPDYVEYKPNDAEIASVFSVPLEFFRSDPREVTHRIDYLGQSWYVPSYTYGEYRIWGLTAIMVVELVNLIFDDAQIALHQPPEHFIHLR, from the coding sequence ATGCTGGACGAGTTGCTCCATCGTGTGCGCGGTTACAGTCCGCGCCCTCTGGAGACCGAGCGCAGCTTCCCCGAAGCGGCGGTGCTGGTCCCGATTACCCGCAGTGACGAACCTGAGCTGGTGCTGACCCTGCGCGCCAGCGGTTTGTCGACCCACAGTGGCGAGGTTGCCTTTCCCGGTGGCCGGCGTGACCCGGAAGACCGCGATCTGGTGGACACCGCACTGCGCGAGGCCGAGGAGGAAATTGGCCTGCCACCTGGTTTGGTCGAGATGGTTGGGCCGCTCAGCAGCCTGGTGTCGCGCCACGGCATTCAGGTCACGCCCTACGTCGGGCTGGTGCCGGATTACGTCGAGTACAAGCCCAACGACGCTGAGATCGCCTCGGTATTCTCGGTGCCGCTGGAGTTCTTCCGCAGCGACCCGCGCGAAGTCACCCACCGTATCGACTACTTAGGGCAGAGCTGGTACGTGCCGTCCTACACCTATGGCGAGTACCGCATCTGGGGCCTGACCGCGATCATGGTGGTGGAGTTGGTCAACCTGATCTTCGACGATGCGCAGATCGCTCTGCACCAGCCCCCCGAACACTTCATACACCTGCGCTGA
- the trmD gene encoding tRNA (guanosine(37)-N1)-methyltransferase TrmD — translation MRVEVITLFPEMFAAIGEYGITSRAVKQELLKLNCWNPRDYTTDRHHTVDDRPFGGGPGMVMKIKPLEDALASAKQAAGETAKVIYLSPQGRSLNQAAVRELAQEDALILIAGRYEGIDERFIEAHVDEEWSIGDYVLSGGELPAMVLIDAVTRLLPGALGHADSAEEDSFTDGLLDCPHYTRPEVYADKRVPEVLLSGNHEHIRRWRLQQSLGRTWERRADLLDSRSLSGEEKKLLEEYIRQRDDS, via the coding sequence ATGCGTGTAGAAGTCATCACCCTGTTCCCGGAAATGTTTGCCGCCATCGGCGAGTACGGCATCACCAGTCGAGCGGTCAAGCAGGAGCTTCTCAAGCTCAATTGCTGGAACCCGCGAGACTACACGACTGATCGTCACCATACGGTGGATGACCGCCCTTTCGGCGGTGGTCCGGGAATGGTGATGAAAATCAAGCCTCTCGAGGATGCCTTGGCCAGTGCCAAGCAAGCCGCGGGAGAGACGGCGAAGGTGATCTACCTGTCGCCGCAGGGCCGTAGCCTGAATCAGGCGGCGGTCCGCGAGCTGGCGCAGGAGGATGCACTGATCCTGATTGCTGGTCGTTATGAAGGCATCGACGAGCGTTTCATTGAGGCGCATGTCGATGAGGAATGGTCGATTGGCGACTACGTCCTGTCCGGCGGTGAGCTGCCGGCCATGGTGCTGATCGATGCGGTGACGCGCCTTTTGCCTGGTGCATTGGGTCATGCCGATTCGGCCGAGGAGGACTCCTTTACGGATGGCCTGCTCGACTGCCCGCACTACACCCGCCCGGAGGTGTATGCGGATAAACGTGTTCCCGAGGTGTTGCTTAGTGGCAACCACGAACACATCCGGCGCTGGCGTTTGCAGCAGTCCCTTGGTCGGACCTGGGAACGTCGCGCTGATCTTCTGGATAGCCGCTCGCTTTCTGGAGAAGAGAAAAAGCTGCTGGAGGAATACATCCGCCAGCGGGACGATAGTTAA
- a CDS encoding NUDIX hydrolase, whose product MKFCSQCGNPVTRMIPAGDNRMRHVCGHCATVHYENPRIVAGCLPVWGDQVLLCRRAIEPRRGYWTLPAGFMENGETTEQAAARETLEEACARVRDLSLYTFFDLPHISQVYMLFRAELVDLDFAVGEESLEVRLFAESEIPWSELAFPTIGRTLECFFADRRQNLFPLRNEPLEALRAHYTPR is encoded by the coding sequence ATGAAATTCTGCAGCCAGTGCGGCAACCCGGTCACCCGCATGATCCCCGCGGGCGACAATCGCATGCGCCATGTCTGCGGCCACTGCGCCACCGTGCATTACGAAAATCCGCGTATCGTTGCCGGCTGCCTGCCTGTGTGGGGCGACCAGGTGCTGCTGTGCCGCCGCGCCATCGAGCCGCGCCGCGGCTACTGGACGTTGCCGGCCGGCTTCATGGAAAACGGCGAAACAACCGAACAGGCCGCCGCCCGTGAGACCCTCGAAGAAGCCTGCGCCCGCGTACGCGACCTGAGCCTCTATACCTTCTTCGATCTGCCGCACATCAGCCAGGTGTACATGCTGTTTCGCGCCGAACTGGTCGACCTGGATTTTGCCGTCGGCGAGGAAAGCCTGGAGGTGCGATTGTTTGCAGAGAGCGAAATCCCTTGGTCAGAGCTGGCTTTCCCGACCATAGGCCGTACCTTAGAATGCTTCTTCGCCGACCGTCGGCAGAATCTCTTTCCGCTACGCAATGAGCCACTCGAAGCGCTGCGTGCCCACTACACACCCCGTTGA
- the ccsA gene encoding cytochrome C assembly family protein — protein MHPLLPSLAAALLYAGAAAYQGLRLTQRSIPDKRLLASLGVLALCLHGISLFYQLYDVHGLNLDFFNAASLIAWAVIGLILLACLRIPVENLLLLLFPLGTLTVLAAEFMPSGTINPINEHPGILAHILFSIMAYGMLTIAVFQSILLLLQDHQLKHKHPSGLIRNFPPLQTMESLLFGFLFAGWLLLSLSLLSGALYIDDLFAQHLAHKTFLSCFAWVVFAVLLWGRHQLGWRGHKAIRWTLAGFCLLMLAYFGSKLVREFILHI, from the coding sequence ATGCACCCTCTGTTGCCCAGTCTCGCCGCCGCCCTCCTCTATGCCGGCGCCGCCGCTTACCAAGGCCTGCGTCTGACGCAGCGCAGCATCCCCGACAAACGCCTGCTGGCGTCGCTAGGTGTGCTCGCCTTGTGCCTGCACGGCATCAGCCTGTTCTACCAGCTGTATGACGTACACGGCCTCAACCTGGACTTCTTCAACGCAGCCAGCCTGATTGCCTGGGCGGTTATCGGCCTGATTCTGCTGGCCTGCTTGCGCATCCCGGTGGAAAACCTGCTGCTATTGCTGTTCCCGCTCGGCACACTGACCGTGCTGGCGGCCGAATTCATGCCCAGTGGCACCATCAACCCGATCAACGAGCACCCCGGCATCCTCGCCCACATCCTGTTCTCGATCATGGCTTACGGCATGCTCACCATCGCCGTGTTCCAGTCGATCCTGCTGCTGTTGCAGGACCATCAGCTCAAGCACAAGCACCCGTCCGGGCTGATCCGCAACTTTCCACCCCTGCAAACCATGGAAAGCCTGCTGTTCGGCTTTCTCTTCGCCGGCTGGCTGCTGCTGTCGCTGTCGCTGCTGTCCGGCGCGCTGTACATCGATGATCTGTTCGCTCAGCACCTGGCGCACAAGACCTTCCTGTCCTGCTTCGCCTGGGTGGTTTTCGCTGTGCTGCTGTGGGGGCGCCACCAGCTCGGCTGGCGCGGGCACAAGGCCATTCGCTGGACCCTCGCCGGGTTCTGTCTGCTGATGCTGGCCTATTTCGGCAGCAAGCTGGTACGCGAATTCATCCTGCACATCTGA
- a CDS encoding gamma carbonic anhydrase family protein: MKYRLGSSRVDAHPESWVAPSADLIGKVRLEAGASVWFGAVLRGDNELIHIGENSNVQDGSVMHTDMGFPLTLGKGVTVGHNVMMHGCSVDDYSLIGINSVILNGAKIGKYCIIGANSLIPEGKVIPDGSLVMGSPGKVVRELTEPQKKMLEASAAHYVHNAQRYSRELVPDDDE, from the coding sequence ATGAAATACCGCCTGGGAAGCTCCCGTGTCGACGCCCATCCCGAGAGCTGGGTCGCACCAAGCGCCGACCTGATCGGCAAGGTTCGCCTGGAGGCCGGCGCCAGTGTCTGGTTCGGCGCCGTGTTGCGCGGCGACAACGAACTGATCCATATCGGCGAGAACAGCAACGTGCAGGACGGTAGCGTCATGCACACCGACATGGGCTTTCCGCTTACGCTGGGCAAGGGCGTCACCGTCGGCCACAACGTGATGATGCACGGCTGCAGCGTGGACGATTACAGCCTGATCGGCATCAACTCGGTGATCCTCAACGGCGCCAAGATCGGCAAGTACTGCATCATCGGCGCCAACAGCCTGATTCCCGAAGGCAAGGTGATTCCCGACGGCAGCCTGGTCATGGGCAGCCCGGGCAAGGTGGTGCGCGAGCTCACCGAGCCGCAGAAGAAGATGCTGGAGGCCAGCGCCGCGCATTACGTTCATAATGCGCAGCGCTATTCCCGTGAGCTGGTGCCTGATGACGATGAGTGA
- a CDS encoding L,D-transpeptidase family protein, producing MRWLLPLLCLTLSFNALASTTPATSQQTVDKVLVLKSERKLHLQQRGETIKSYRISLGKQPNGAKQREGDLRTPEGFYWIDWRKPSDKYQMSLHISYPNARDLARAKEAGVPPGSMIMIHGTPLDEEYPEWFFHTLDWTEGCIAMKNDDMREVWSLVKDGTLIEIRP from the coding sequence ATGCGCTGGTTGTTGCCCCTGCTTTGCCTGACTCTCAGCTTCAACGCCCTGGCCAGCACCACGCCTGCGACCAGCCAGCAGACCGTGGACAAGGTGCTGGTGCTCAAATCCGAGCGCAAACTGCATCTGCAGCAGCGTGGCGAAACCATCAAGTCGTACCGTATTTCCCTGGGCAAGCAGCCCAATGGTGCCAAACAGCGCGAAGGCGACCTGCGCACACCGGAAGGCTTCTACTGGATCGATTGGCGCAAGCCGAGCGATAAGTACCAAATGTCGCTGCATATCTCCTACCCCAACGCACGCGATCTGGCTCGCGCCAAGGAAGCCGGGGTGCCGCCGGGCAGCATGATCATGATTCACGGCACGCCACTGGATGAGGAATATCCGGAGTGGTTCTTCCACACCCTGGACTGGACCGAGGGCTGCATCGCCATGAAGAACGACGACATGCGCGAGGTATGGAGCCTGGTCAAGGATGGGACGCTGATCGAAATCAGGCCCTGA
- a CDS encoding acyl-CoA thioesterase, with amino-acid sequence MTPREQEIQRRIALSETRVTKAVFPPTTNHHNTLFGGTALAWMDEVSFIAATRFCRLPLVTVSSDRIDFKHAIPAGSIVELVGRVIKVGNTSLKVEVEVFVEGLYQEGRERAISGSFSFVAVDDQQKPVPVLPGFAS; translated from the coding sequence ATGACCCCGAGAGAGCAAGAGATCCAGCGACGCATCGCACTGTCGGAAACCCGTGTGACCAAGGCGGTGTTTCCACCGACCACCAATCATCACAACACCCTCTTCGGCGGCACCGCGCTGGCCTGGATGGACGAAGTGTCGTTCATCGCTGCTACGCGGTTCTGCCGTCTGCCGTTGGTCACCGTTTCCAGCGATCGCATCGATTTCAAGCACGCGATACCGGCGGGCTCCATCGTCGAGTTGGTTGGGCGGGTAATCAAGGTCGGCAATACCAGCCTCAAGGTGGAGGTTGAGGTGTTCGTCGAGGGGCTGTATCAGGAAGGGCGCGAGCGGGCGATCAGCGGTAGTTTCAGCTTCGTCGCCGTCGATGATCAGCAGAAGCCAGTGCCGGTATTGCCGGGATTCGCTAGCTAG
- the rimM gene encoding ribosome maturation factor RimM (Essential for efficient processing of 16S rRNA), translating into MSTTPAVAEDLIVLGKIVSVHGVKGEVKVYSFTDPIDNVLDYQNWTLKRDGEVKKVELASGRLQGKVLVAKLKGLDDREIARTYAGFEICVPRSELPDLEDGEFYWYQLQGLKVIDQAGQLLGVVDHLFETGANDVMVVKACAGSLDDRERLLPYTDQCVLSIDLVAGEMRVDWDADF; encoded by the coding sequence ATGAGTACGACGCCGGCCGTCGCCGAGGATTTGATCGTTCTCGGCAAGATTGTTTCGGTGCACGGCGTCAAGGGTGAAGTGAAGGTGTACTCCTTTACCGATCCCATCGATAACGTGCTCGATTACCAAAACTGGACACTCAAACGTGACGGTGAGGTAAAGAAAGTGGAGCTGGCCAGCGGCCGCCTGCAAGGCAAGGTGCTGGTAGCCAAACTGAAAGGTCTAGATGATCGCGAAATTGCGCGTACCTACGCCGGTTTCGAGATCTGCGTGCCGCGTAGCGAGCTGCCGGACCTGGAAGATGGCGAGTTCTACTGGTACCAGTTGCAGGGCTTGAAGGTCATCGATCAGGCGGGGCAGTTGCTCGGTGTGGTCGACCATCTGTTCGAGACCGGTGCCAACGATGTGATGGTGGTCAAGGCATGCGCAGGCAGCCTGGATGATCGCGAGCGTTTGCTGCCCTACACGGATCAGTGCGTGCTCTCGATCGATCTGGTAGCTGGCGAGATGCGGGTCGACTGGGATGCGGATTTCTAA
- the ffh gene encoding signal recognition particle protein yields the protein MFENLTDRLSQTLRNVTGKAKLTEDNIKDTLREVRMALLEADVALPVVKDFVGKVKDRAVGTEVSKSLTPGQAFVKIVRAELEELMGAANEDLALNAAPPAVVLMAGLQGAGKTTTAGKLAKFLKERKKKSVLLVSVDVYRPAAIKQLETLAGDLGVTFFPSDASQKPVDIANAAIREAKLKFIDVVILDTAGRLAIDAEMMAEIQALHAAVKPVETLFVVDAMTGQDAANTAKAFGEALPLTGVVLTKVDGDARGGAALSVRHITGKPIKFIGMGEKSDALEPFHPDRIASRILGMGDVLSLIEQAEQTLDREKAEKLTKKLKKGKGFDLEDFRDQLQQMKNMGGLGGLMDKLPSIGGVNLSQMGNAQGAAEKQFKQMEAIINSMTPAERRDPDIISGSRKRRIAMGSGTQVQDIGRLIKQHKQMQKMMKKFTAKGGMAKMMRGMGGMLPGGGGMPKF from the coding sequence ATGTTCGAAAATCTTACCGATCGCCTGTCCCAGACGCTGCGTAATGTCACGGGCAAGGCCAAGCTGACCGAAGACAACATCAAGGATACGCTGCGCGAAGTGCGCATGGCCCTGCTCGAGGCCGACGTGGCTCTGCCGGTGGTCAAGGACTTCGTCGGCAAGGTCAAGGATCGCGCCGTTGGTACCGAAGTCTCCAAGAGCCTGACGCCGGGCCAGGCCTTCGTGAAGATCGTTCGCGCCGAGCTGGAAGAGCTGATGGGCGCGGCCAACGAGGATCTGGCGCTGAACGCCGCGCCGCCCGCCGTGGTGCTGATGGCCGGCCTGCAGGGCGCGGGCAAGACCACCACCGCCGGCAAACTGGCCAAGTTCCTCAAGGAGCGCAAGAAGAAGTCGGTGCTGTTGGTGTCGGTCGACGTCTACCGTCCGGCGGCAATCAAACAGTTGGAAACCCTGGCGGGCGACCTCGGGGTGACTTTCTTCCCCTCCGATGCCAGTCAGAAGCCGGTGGATATCGCCAACGCAGCGATCCGCGAAGCCAAGCTGAAGTTCATCGACGTGGTCATCCTCGATACCGCCGGTCGCCTGGCCATTGATGCCGAGATGATGGCCGAGATCCAGGCGCTGCACGCAGCCGTCAAACCGGTCGAAACGCTGTTCGTGGTCGACGCCATGACCGGCCAGGACGCCGCCAACACCGCCAAGGCGTTCGGCGAGGCGTTGCCGCTGACTGGTGTGGTGCTGACCAAGGTCGACGGTGACGCCCGTGGTGGCGCTGCCTTGTCCGTCCGTCATATCACCGGCAAGCCGATCAAGTTCATCGGTATGGGCGAGAAGAGCGACGCGCTCGAGCCCTTCCATCCGGATCGTATCGCCTCGCGCATCCTCGGCATGGGTGATGTGCTCAGCCTGATCGAACAGGCCGAGCAGACCCTTGATCGCGAGAAGGCCGAGAAACTCACCAAGAAGCTGAAGAAGGGCAAGGGCTTCGATCTCGAAGACTTCCGTGATCAGCTGCAGCAGATGAAAAACATGGGCGGCCTCGGCGGTCTGATGGACAAGCTGCCGTCCATCGGTGGCGTTAATCTGTCGCAGATGGGCAATGCTCAAGGTGCGGCGGAGAAGCAGTTCAAGCAGATGGAGGCGATCATCAACTCGATGACGCCGGCCGAGCGCCGCGATCCGGACATCATCAGTGGCTCGCGCAAGCGCCGCATCGCTATGGGTTCCGGTACCCAGGTGCAGGACATCGGTCGCTTGATCAAGCAGCACAAGCAGATGCAGAAGATGATGAAGAAATTCACCGCCAAGGGCGGTATGGCCAAGATGATGCGCGGCATGGGCGGCATGCTTCCGGGTGGCGGCGGAATGCCGAAATTCTGA
- the rplS gene encoding 50S ribosomal protein L19 has product MTNKIIQMLEAEQMNKEIPTFAPGDTVVVQVKVKEGDRQRLQAFEGVVIAKRNRGLNSAFTVRKISSGVGVERTFQTYSPLVDSLAVKRRGDVRKAKLYYLRDLSGKAARIKEKLS; this is encoded by the coding sequence ATGACCAACAAGATTATCCAGATGCTCGAAGCCGAGCAGATGAACAAAGAAATCCCGACTTTCGCCCCTGGCGACACCGTAGTCGTACAAGTGAAAGTAAAGGAAGGCGACCGTCAGCGTCTGCAGGCCTTCGAAGGCGTGGTTATCGCCAAGCGTAACCGCGGCCTGAACAGCGCCTTCACCGTGCGCAAGATCTCCAGCGGCGTTGGCGTTGAGCGTACCTTCCAGACCTACAGCCCGCTGGTTGACAGCCTGGCAGTCAAGCGTCGTGGTGACGTGCGCAAAGCCAAGCTGTACTACCTCCGCGATCTGTCCGGCAAAGCCGCACGCATCAAGGAAAAGCTGTCCTAA
- a CDS encoding HlyC/CorC family transporter — MDDIHSSYLLGLLFFLILCSAFFSSSETGLLSLNRYRLKHLAKEGHSGAKRVTRLLDRPDRLLGTILVGNNVVNILAASIATVLAVDMWGEAGIAIATAGLTIIVLIFGEITPKTLAALRPELVAFPASRVLSLLLRVLYPVVWLTSAISSGLLRLFGVDPSQRASDSLSTEELRSVVRESGSELPTNRQSMLLSILDLERVTVDDIMIPRNEVAGIDLDDDLESIVDQLRTTPHTRLPVFRGDINQIEGVVHMRQIARLLSHNQLTKESLLAACNEPYFIPENTPLATQLINFQKHKRRIGIVVDEYGEVIGIVTLEDILEEIVGDFSNQDSLRSPDIHPQEDGTLIIDGAAYIREVNKTLGWHLPSDGPKTLNGLITEALETIPDSSVCLKIGPYRLEILQAAENRVKSVRVWQAGKVKPSPTAPE; from the coding sequence ATGGACGACATACATTCGAGCTACCTGCTCGGCCTGTTGTTTTTCCTCATCCTCTGCTCGGCGTTCTTCTCCAGCTCCGAGACCGGCCTGCTCAGCCTCAATCGCTATCGGCTCAAGCACCTGGCCAAAGAAGGACACAGCGGCGCCAAGCGCGTCACCCGCCTGCTTGACCGTCCGGATCGCCTGCTCGGCACCATTCTGGTCGGCAACAACGTGGTCAACATCCTCGCCGCCTCCATCGCCACAGTGCTGGCGGTGGACATGTGGGGTGAGGCCGGTATCGCCATCGCCACCGCAGGCCTGACCATCATCGTACTGATCTTCGGCGAGATCACGCCCAAGACCCTGGCCGCCCTACGCCCGGAACTGGTGGCCTTCCCCGCCAGTCGCGTGCTCAGCCTGCTGCTGCGCGTGCTCTACCCGGTGGTGTGGCTGACCAGCGCGATCAGCAGTGGCCTGCTGCGTCTGTTCGGCGTCGATCCGTCACAGCGCGCCAGCGACAGCCTGTCTACCGAGGAGCTGCGCAGCGTGGTGCGTGAGTCCGGCTCAGAACTGCCGACGAACCGCCAGAGCATGCTGCTGAGCATCCTCGACCTCGAACGGGTGACGGTGGACGACATCATGATCCCGCGCAACGAGGTGGCCGGCATCGACCTGGACGACGACCTGGAGAGCATCGTCGACCAGCTGCGCACCACCCCGCACACGCGCCTGCCGGTGTTTCGTGGCGACATCAATCAGATCGAAGGCGTGGTGCACATGCGCCAGATCGCCCGCCTGCTGAGCCACAACCAGTTGACCAAGGAGTCGTTGCTGGCAGCCTGCAACGAGCCTTATTTCATCCCGGAAAACACGCCCCTGGCGACCCAGCTGATCAACTTCCAGAAGCACAAGCGGCGCATCGGCATTGTCGTTGACGAATATGGCGAGGTGATCGGCATCGTCACTCTGGAAGATATTCTCGAAGAGATCGTCGGCGACTTCAGCAACCAGGACAGCCTGCGCAGCCCCGATATCCACCCGCAGGAAGACGGCACCCTGATCATCGACGGCGCCGCCTACATTCGCGAAGTGAACAAGACCCTCGGCTGGCATCTGCCCAGCGACGGCCCCAAGACCCTCAACGGCCTGATCACCGAAGCCCTGGAGACCATCCCGGACAGCAGCGTCTGCCTGAAGATCGGCCCCTATCGCCTGGAGATTCTCCAGGCGGCGGAAAACCGGGTGAAAAGCGTACGCGTGTGGCAGGCGGGGAAAGTCAAACCGAGCCCGACAGCACCGGAGTAA
- the rpsP gene encoding 30S ribosomal protein S16, with translation MVTIRLARGGSKKRPFYHLTVTNSRNARDGRFVERIGFFNPIAAGAEVKLSVNQERAAYWLSQGAQPSERVAQLLKEAAKAAA, from the coding sequence ATGGTAACTATTCGTCTCGCTCGTGGCGGCTCCAAAAAGCGCCCCTTCTACCACCTGACCGTGACCAACAGCCGCAATGCGCGCGACGGTCGCTTCGTAGAGCGTATCGGTTTCTTCAACCCGATCGCCGCGGGTGCTGAAGTCAAGCTGTCCGTCAATCAAGAGCGTGCTGCCTACTGGCTGAGCCAGGGCGCGCAGCCGTCTGAGCGCGTTGCTCAGCTGCTCAAGGAAGCTGCCAAGGCTGCTGCCTAA
- a CDS encoding SGNH/GDSL hydrolase family protein → MSRHALWWLATVPLLPLALPLALNTRRTALRLPVAQGEPSGVAAAHLPGEPLHLLLIGESTVAGVGVTHFDQSLASCLAAALAERLGRPVRWRACGENGITAPEAHERLLPQALMEPADLALLVFGVNDTTHLTPSKRWLQSLAGMAAALGGRGCRVAFSAVPPLQHFSALPWLLRQLMGWRASLLDCELQRLAQRLGALHCQLDIPFEPAYLAEDGYHPSALGYRCWADGLAERLTPVLSGSV, encoded by the coding sequence GTGAGTCGGCATGCGCTGTGGTGGCTGGCAACTGTGCCATTGCTGCCACTGGCGCTGCCTCTGGCCCTGAACACCCGGCGCACCGCCTTGCGCCTGCCGGTTGCGCAGGGCGAGCCGAGCGGTGTCGCCGCTGCGCATCTTCCGGGTGAGCCGCTGCACCTGCTGTTGATCGGTGAGTCGACCGTGGCAGGCGTTGGGGTCACCCACTTCGATCAATCGCTGGCAAGTTGCCTGGCCGCCGCCCTGGCTGAGCGCCTGGGGCGACCGGTGCGCTGGCGCGCCTGTGGCGAAAATGGCATCACCGCGCCTGAGGCCCATGAACGCCTGTTACCGCAGGCATTGATGGAGCCCGCGGACCTGGCGCTGCTGGTGTTCGGCGTCAATGACACCACCCACCTGACACCGAGCAAGCGTTGGCTGCAGTCACTGGCCGGGATGGCCGCTGCGCTGGGCGGACGTGGCTGTCGCGTGGCGTTCAGCGCTGTGCCGCCGTTGCAGCATTTTAGCGCCTTGCCCTGGTTGCTGCGGCAGTTGATGGGCTGGCGGGCCAGCTTGCTGGATTGTGAGTTGCAGCGCCTGGCGCAACGTCTGGGCGCATTGCATTGCCAGTTGGATATACCGTTCGAGCCGGCCTATCTCGCCGAGGATGGTTATCACCCCTCGGCATTGGGCTATCGATGCTGGGCCGATGGCCTGGCCGAGCGCCTTACTCCGGTGCTGTCGGGCTCGGTTTGA
- the purT gene encoding formate-dependent phosphoribosylglycinamide formyltransferase, whose protein sequence is MPRIGTPLSSSATRVLLCGCGELGKEVVIELQRLGCEVIGVDRYANAPAMQVAHRSHVIDMLDGAALRAVIEKEQPHYIVPEIEAIATATLVELETEGFNVVPTARAAQLTMNREGIRRLAAEELGLPTSPYHFSDTFEDYAAAVKSVGYPCVVKPIMSSSGKGQSVLKSDADLQRAWDYAQEGGRAGKGRVIVEGFIDFDYEITLLTVRHVGGTSFCAPIGHRQENGDYQESWQPQPMSPKALAESERVALAVTEALGGRGLFGVELFVKGDQVWFSEVSPRPHDTGLVTLISQELSEFALHARAILGLPIPAIRQMGPSASAVILVEGNSQQASFANLGAALSEQDTALRLFGKPEVKGQRRMGVALARDESIEAARAKALRSAQAVRVQL, encoded by the coding sequence ATGCCCCGTATTGGAACCCCTCTGTCGTCTTCTGCGACCCGTGTGCTGCTGTGTGGCTGCGGCGAACTCGGCAAGGAAGTGGTGATCGAGCTGCAGCGCCTGGGCTGTGAGGTCATCGGTGTTGATCGTTATGCCAATGCGCCGGCCATGCAGGTGGCGCACCGCAGCCACGTCATCGACATGCTCGATGGTGCAGCCCTGCGTGCAGTGATCGAAAAGGAACAGCCGCACTACATCGTGCCCGAGATCGAGGCGATCGCCACGGCCACGCTGGTCGAGCTGGAAACCGAAGGCTTCAACGTGGTGCCGACCGCACGTGCCGCACAGCTGACCATGAACCGCGAAGGCATTCGTCGTCTGGCGGCCGAGGAGCTGGGCCTGCCCACCTCGCCGTACCATTTCTCCGACACCTTCGAGGACTACGCCGCGGCGGTGAAATCCGTCGGCTACCCCTGCGTGGTCAAGCCGATCATGAGCTCTTCCGGCAAAGGCCAGAGCGTCCTGAAAAGCGACGCCGACCTGCAGCGCGCCTGGGACTACGCTCAGGAAGGCGGCCGCGCCGGCAAGGGGCGGGTGATCGTCGAGGGGTTCATCGATTTCGACTACGAAATCACCCTGCTTACCGTGCGTCATGTCGGTGGTACCAGCTTCTGCGCCCCGATTGGCCACCGCCAGGAGAACGGTGACTACCAGGAGTCCTGGCAGCCGCAACCGATGAGCCCGAAGGCGCTGGCCGAATCCGAGCGCGTGGCGCTGGCAGTGACCGAGGCACTCGGTGGCCGTGGCCTGTTCGGTGTCGAGCTGTTCGTCAAGGGCGATCAGGTGTGGTTCAGCGAAGTTTCGCCGCGCCCGCACGACACCGGTCTGGTGACGCTGATTTCCCAGGAATTGTCCGAGTTCGCCCTGCATGCCCGCGCCATTCTCGGTCTGCCAATTCCGGCAATCCGCCAGATGGGCCCGTCGGCGTCGGCGGTGATTCTGGTGGAGGGCAATTCGCAGCAGGCCAGCTTCGCCAACCTCGGCGCCGCGCTGAGCGAGCAAGACACGGCGCTGCGCCTGTTCGGCAAACCCGAAGTCAAGGGCCAGCGCCGCATGGGCGTGGCGCTGGCACGTGACGAATCCATCGAGGCTGCACGTGCCAAGGCGCTGCGCAGCGCGCAAGCGGTTCGCGTCCAGCTGTGA
- a CDS encoding DUF1289 domain-containing protein yields MSDVQKPVRSPCVHVCALDEQDICIGCQRTAAEITRWGRMGNAERREVLQRCLERARASGLLLTPS; encoded by the coding sequence ATGAGTGATGTACAAAAACCGGTGCGCTCACCCTGTGTGCATGTCTGCGCGCTGGATGAGCAGGATATCTGCATCGGCTGTCAGCGTACCGCCGCCGAAATCACCCGCTGGGGCCGCATGGGCAATGCCGAGCGCCGCGAGGTACTGCAACGCTGCCTGGAGCGCGCCCGCGCTTCCGGTCTTTTACTGACTCCGTCCTGA